The sequence GCGCCGTCGCGGTTAGCGCACGTTGTAACCTGCTATGCGCAGGACTCGCAAACGCTGGCGCGCAAGTATCCGACCCCGTTCGCTCACGATCGCGTGGAAGCATTCCAGGCCCACACAGCACGCTGGACCTGCGCACTGGAAACACTGGATCCCCGGCAGCTTCAGTACGGAGACCGGGCGGACTTGCTGCTCCTGAAAACGCGGATTGCTGGTGATGCGAGCAACCTTCAGCGCGAGGTGAGGCGGTTCGCGCAGTTGGAAAACTGGCTTCCATTTGCCGCCGAGTTATTCGCGCTGGAGTCGCTAAGGTGCCGCGAGTATGTGGCAGATGCCCGCTCCAGCGCGGCGATGCTGGATTCAGCGGCCGAGATAGCCGAATCCACCGTACAGCGCGTAACGCAGAGCCTCGACACCTGTCAGTCAGACAACATCCCCACCGTGAGCCTCGCAGCGAGCCTGGTATCGGCGATCGAGTCCCTGAAGGGCATGCTTGACGACTGGCGCTCGTTCTTTGAGCCTTTCGACCCTGCCTTTGACTGGTGGATGGACCGGCCTTACCGGCGGCTGGACGCAGCCCTCGACGCCTACGTCGCACTCCTTCGCGACCGGGTGCTTACGACCCAGGGACGCAAGGCGATCGCCGGTGAGCCCGAAGGCGTGGCAGCCATTGTGGACGCGCTCCAGCGGGACCAGATACCGTACTCGCCCGAAGAACTGCAGGCTGCGGCACAACGCGAGAAAGCCTGGTGTCTTGAAGAGCTGCGTCTCGCATCCCGTGAAATGGGCTGTGGGGATAACTGGCGAGCAGCGCTGGAGCGAGTGAAAGAGCGCCACGCGGCGCCTGGTGGGCAGCCGGCGCTCGTGCGTGACCTTGCTCGCGAGGCCGTGAGCTTTATCGAAGAGCGCAACCTGGTTACCATTCCCCATTTGGCCAGGACCGGCTGGCGGATGGAGATGCTCTCCGCCGAAGCTCAACTCGTGAGTCCGTTCTTCCTCGGTGGACCACTAATCATGGTATCTTTTCCGACCAAATCGATGGAGCACCAGAACAAACTGATGAGCCTCCGCGGCAACAACCGGCACTTTGCACGCGCTACGGTCCAACACGAACTCATCCCAGGTCATCACCTGCAAAGCTATTACGAGTCGCGCTTTCATCCCTGGCGGCGCCTGTTTCATACCCCGTTCTGGACGGAAGGCTGGACGATGCACTGGGAGATGCTGCTCTGGGAGCTTGGGTTCGCACAGTCTCCCGAGGACCGGATCGGAATGCTCTTCTGGCGCCTTCACCGGTGCGTTCGTGTTGCCTTCTCACTCGGCTTTCAGCTGGGAGAACTCTCCACCGAGCAGTGTGTGGAGATGCTGGTGGCTGAAGTTGGTCACGAGCGGGCCAATGCAGAGGCGGAAGTGCGGCGCTCTTTCGGCGGTGAGTACGACATTCTGTACCAGTGTGCATATTTGATCGGCGGATTGCAGGTGCATGCGCTGTACAGAGAAATGACGGCAGAGCATGGTATGACGCCGTTGGCGTTTCACGACGCGTTCCTGAAGGAGAACTGCATGCCGATCGCTACTTTGCGAGCGCTGATGCTCGGCGAGCCGTTCGGTACTTCCGGCCCGGCCGAGTGGAGGTTTCTGCCCGATTAGCCCTGTGCGCCACGGTGCGGTACACTGACGGAGCTGGGGGATCTCCGGCCCAGCGCAGCCCGGCTGGTTGACGACCGCGCCATGCAATCCATCAGGGAGCCACGCGTTGGCACACGATTTACCCGAACGAAATACGATCGACCGCGGCGCCACCTGGCACGCGGAGAGCGTTTTCGCGTCGCCGGACGACTGGGATGCTGCATTTTCCCTGTTGGATGCTCGTTTGGCTGATTGCGCGGGTTTCCGCGGCACGCTGTCGGCGGATCCCGCGAGACTGCTGCAGTGGTTTGCATTTCACGACGCCGTCAACGACGAGCTGCGCGCGCTGTTTGTCTATGCGCTGATGTCCTACTCCGTGGACTCCCTGGATGAAGCTGCCAGAGCCCGATACATGCGGTGTATGTCGCTTTCCAGTCGTGCCTCAGCGGCTACGGCATTTGCTGTGCCCGAAATGCTGCAGATCGAGCCGGCCACCGTGGAGCGGTGGATAGCCGAATCCAGCGCACTTGCGACGTACCGGCACTACTTCTCGAACCTCGCCCGGCAGCGGCCTCACACGCGCTCTGCCGAAGTGGAGGCTCTCCTTGGCGACGTGGCCGACCCGTTTCGCACCGCTGCCGGAATCCATGGCGTGCTGGCCAACACCGATATCACGTTTCGCCCGGCTCGCGACTCGGCATGCACGGATCATGCCGTGGCACACGGCTCGATCGGAAGCCTGTTAAGCTCCAACGACCGGACGTTAAGGAAATCGGCATATGAAGCGTATGCCGACGGCCATCGGCAGATGCAACACGGAATGGCGGCGTGCGCAGCCGCAGGCTTCAAGCAGAACGTTTTTCTAGCCCGCGCACGTGGCTACGGCTCTGCGCTGGAAGCGGCGTTGGCGCCGGAGAACCTGCCGCTTTCGGTTTTCCACACACTTATCGAGACGTTTCGCGAGCATCTTCCACTGTGGCATCGGTACTGGGAGGTATGCCGTAAGGCGCTTGGAGTGGAGAGCCTCCGCCTGTACGACGTGCGGGCGCCGCTTGGCGGCGCCCCACCAACGGTGCCCTACTCTCAAGCTGTGGAGTGGATCTGCGCCGGACTGGCGCCCCTGGGTGAAGATTACGTCCAGCGCCTGCGCCTTGGCGCCACCACCGATCGCTGGGTGGATATCTACCCGAATCGCGGAAAGAGGCTGGGCGCGTTTTCATGTGGAAGCCGAACCACATCGCCATTCATTATGATGAGTTACGGCGACGACGTTTTTGGGATGAGCACGCTGGCGCACGAGCTTGGCCACTCGATGCACTCGCTGCTTTCCTGCCGAACTCAGCCGGCAGTCTACAGCCGGTATTCGATGTTTGCTGCCGAAACGGCCTCCAACTTCAACCAGGCCATGGTGCGGCGGTGGCTGCTTGCACAGAGTCCCGACCGTGACCTGGAGTTGGCCCTACTTGCCGAAGCCTTCTCAAACTTTCACCGTTACATGCTCGTGATGCCCACGCTGGCACGGCTGGAACTGGAGATGCACCAGCGCGCCGAAGCCGGTGATGCCATAACGGCCGACGTACTGAACAGCCGCACTTTGGCCCTGTTCGCCGAGGCATGGGGTCCGGAGGTACAGGTTGACGCTGAGCGCTGCGGCATTACCTGGGCGGAGTTCTCCACACACATCTATTCCAACTTCTACGTGTTTCAGTATGCCACCGGCATCTCTGCCGCGCACGCACTGGCAGAATCGGTCAGCAACGGCGGCGCGAAGGAGCGTGATGCCTACCTGGAGTTTTTGAATGCCGGTGGCTCGCGATACCCCATCGACGCCCTTCGGCGAGCCGGCGTCGACATGGAGAGCCCGGAACCCGTTCGTGCCGCGTTCCGTGTTCTGGAGCGGATGATCGATCGCGTGGAGCAATTGACACGTCCAGCGACGGCAAGCGCATGATGACCCAGAGTAACTATATCGGCGGAGTTTGGGTACCTGGTTCCGGCGACAGCACGTTCGACAATCGCAATCCTGCTGATCACGCCCGCGTACTGCACCGGTTTCCCGACTCCACCAGCGCCGACGCAGACTCAGCGGTGCGTGCGGCGCTGGCCGCGCAAGTCGGCTGGTCGGAACGGACCGCACCACAGCGTGCGGACTTCCTCATGCGCGCTTCGCGCATTCTGGAGGATCGCACCGAAGAGATCGCTCGGGGGCTTTCCGACGAGGAGGGTAAAACGCTTCCGGAGGCACGCGGCGAGACGTCCCGTGCCGTAAGCCTGTTGCGCTACTACGCCGGCGCCTGCTGGCTGGCCGAGGGCGAGGTTATTCCGTCCTCGACGCCAGGCGCGCTCCTCTACACACGCCGACTACCGCTGGGCGTTTGCGCGCTGATCACTCCATGGAACTTTCCGATCGCGATACCAGTTTGGAAGGCAGCGCCGGCCCTGGCGTTCGGGAACTGCGTCGTCCTAAAGCCGTCGGAGCATGCTTCCGGCACTGCGCTTCGGCTGGCGCAGGTGTTTCACGACGCCGGCCTGCCTGCCGGCGTGTTCAACGTGCTGTTCGGCACGCATACTGCTGGAGAAGCGCTGGTGGCCCACGCGGAGGTGAAAGGCATTTCGTTCACCGGCTCGGCCGCCACCGGAAAGAAAGTTGCGCTCGCCGCGGTGGAGCGTGGCGCTCGCTACCAATTGGAGATGGGTGGCAAAAACGGTTTGTTGGTGATGGCCGATGCCGATCTCAGCCGAGCGGCCGCTCTGACGCTCAGCGGCGCTTTTCGATCTGCAGGCGAAAAATGTACGGCAACATCGCGCTGTATCGTCCATGAGGGTATTTACGATGAATTCTGCGCGGTTCTGTTGCGCGGCGTAGGTGAGTTGCGGACAGGCCCCGCAGAGGACGAAGACTGCGTAATGGGTCCGTTGATATCACAGGAGGCCCTTGAGCGTGTCGAGGCGTTCGTAGGGCGCGCACTCCACGACGGCGCAGAACTGCTTTGTGGAGGGAGCCGCCTCACGGGCGATCCATTCGACAGGGGCTGGTACTTCGCACCGACCATCCTTTCCGGCGTGCGCCCGGAGATGGAGATTGCTCAGGATGAGGTGTTCGGACCGGTGCTTTGCTTGATGCGCTGTACCGATGACTCGGCGATGACGCTGCTGAACGGCACAAAGTTCGGGCTATCTGCTTCGATCGTTACACAGAGTCTGAAGCGCGCCATGGAATTTGCAGCGAGCGCCGATGTGGGCATGGTAAAGATCAATGGTGAGACCGCAGGCGTTGAACTGCAGGCGCCATTCGGTGGCGTCAAGGGCAGCAGCAGCTTCAGCCGCGAGCAAGGATCTGCCGCTCGCGAGTTCTACACGCAGTTACAGACGGTTTCGGTAGAGGCGTAACGAGATGACTCTTTGCCGAATTCGTGCCGTTGATCAGCCCGCAAACGCGCCGGCGCACTGGGCGTGGTTGGCGCGAGAGGCCGCCTTGCTTCTGCCCGATGAGGCCATCCACT is a genomic window of Armatimonadota bacterium containing:
- a CDS encoding aldehyde dehydrogenase family protein, coding for MMTQSNYIGGVWVPGSGDSTFDNRNPADHARVLHRFPDSTSADADSAVRAALAAQVGWSERTAPQRADFLMRASRILEDRTEEIARGLSDEEGKTLPEARGETSRAVSLLRYYAGACWLAEGEVIPSSTPGALLYTRRLPLGVCALITPWNFPIAIPVWKAAPALAFGNCVVLKPSEHASGTALRLAQVFHDAGLPAGVFNVLFGTHTAGEALVAHAEVKGISFTGSAATGKKVALAAVERGARYQLEMGGKNGLLVMADADLSRAAALTLSGAFRSAGEKCTATSRCIVHEGIYDEFCAVLLRGVGELRTGPAEDEDCVMGPLISQEALERVEAFVGRALHDGAELLCGGSRLTGDPFDRGWYFAPTILSGVRPEMEIAQDEVFGPVLCLMRCTDDSAMTLLNGTKFGLSASIVTQSLKRAMEFAASADVGMVKINGETAGVELQAPFGGVKGSSSFSREQGSAAREFYTQLQTVSVEA
- the pepF gene encoding oligoendopeptidase F; this translates as MAHDLPERNTIDRGATWHAESVFASPDDWDAAFSLLDARLADCAGFRGTLSADPARLLQWFAFHDAVNDELRALFVYALMSYSVDSLDEAARARYMRCMSLSSRASAATAFAVPEMLQIEPATVERWIAESSALATYRHYFSNLARQRPHTRSAEVEALLGDVADPFRTAAGIHGVLANTDITFRPARDSACTDHAVAHGSIGSLLSSNDRTLRKSAYEAYADGHRQMQHGMAACAAAGFKQNVFLARARGYGSALEAALAPENLPLSVFHTLIETFREHLPLWHRYWEVCRKALGVESLRLYDVRAPLGGAPPTVPYSQAVEWICAGLAPLGEDYVQRLRLGATTDRWVDIYPNRGKRLGAFSCGSRTTSPFIMMSYGDDVFGMSTLAHELGHSMHSLLSCRTQPAVYSRYSMFAAETASNFNQAMVRRWLLAQSPDRDLELALLAEAFSNFHRYMLVMPTLARLELEMHQRAEAGDAITADVLNSRTLALFAEAWGPEVQVDAERCGITWAEFSTHIYSNFYVFQYATGISAAHALAESVSNGGAKERDAYLEFLNAGGSRYPIDALRRAGVDMESPEPVRAAFRVLERMIDRVEQLTRPATASA
- a CDS encoding DUF885 family protein, coding for MSDEAELPFDPNQAPSRLAHVVTCYAQDSQTLARKYPTPFAHDRVEAFQAHTARWTCALETLDPRQLQYGDRADLLLLKTRIAGDASNLQREVRRFAQLENWLPFAAELFALESLRCREYVADARSSAAMLDSAAEIAESTVQRVTQSLDTCQSDNIPTVSLAASLVSAIESLKGMLDDWRSFFEPFDPAFDWWMDRPYRRLDAALDAYVALLRDRVLTTQGRKAIAGEPEGVAAIVDALQRDQIPYSPEELQAAAQREKAWCLEELRLASREMGCGDNWRAALERVKERHAAPGGQPALVRDLAREAVSFIEERNLVTIPHLARTGWRMEMLSAEAQLVSPFFLGGPLIMVSFPTKSMEHQNKLMSLRGNNRHFARATVQHELIPGHHLQSYYESRFHPWRRLFHTPFWTEGWTMHWEMLLWELGFAQSPEDRIGMLFWRLHRCVRVAFSLGFQLGELSTEQCVEMLVAEVGHERANAEAEVRRSFGGEYDILYQCAYLIGGLQVHALYREMTAEHGMTPLAFHDAFLKENCMPIATLRALMLGEPFGTSGPAEWRFLPD